A genomic window from Solanum stenotomum isolate F172 chromosome 10, ASM1918654v1, whole genome shotgun sequence includes:
- the LOC125841125 gene encoding pathogen-associated molecular patterns-induced protein A70-like has translation MFDDSVSTVYSSIWASMNSWFTPTVLFVLLNVMIGTIAFTSSLANQKHNHPKQQQDNSHQQEDYSQNQPQQQQPTKLVRSPSLLQRIKSINFSNYRSQEPAKDYSFEHPHPHQQETPPFEPPTHYIFEPSPEHTTVEPDTTTQYIFNQEKNVQKAQTQYDFQQTHQENLPDTQTQYLFQHTHEQKFGNMEPDFHFEETLPDKSKSTQFIFQHTHEQKLKNMETHFDFQQIEEENEDDEEEEGEMKSLDEVYSQLSERHVSRSRSDTKPSAGEPPVKLPTKMKKSASMKSPFAHFEEETIVEARRPATTREKNAKTSDEDNEVDAKADDFINKFKQQLKLQRLDSILRYKEMIGRGS, from the coding sequence ATGTTTGATGATTCTGTATCTACTGTCTATTCTTCAATCTGGGCATCCATGAATAGCTGGTTCACTCCCACTGTTCTTTTTGTTCTTCTCAATGTTATGATAGGTACCATTGCTTTTACTTCTTCCTTAGCTAACCAAAAACATAATCATCCAAAACAACAACAAGACAACTCACATCAACAGGAAGATTACTCAcaaaatcagccacaacaacaACAGCCCACTAAACTTGTGAGATctccttctcttcttcaacGCATCAAATCCATTAATTTCTCCAATTACAGATCTCAAGAACCTGCTAAGGATTACAGCTTTGAACATCCCCATCCCCATCAACAAGAAACCCCACCATTCGAACCACCAACACATTACATATTTGAACCATCTCCTGAACATACTACCGTAGAACCAGACACCACCACCCAGTATATTTTCAATCAAGAGAAGAATGTCCAAAAGGCACAAACCCAGTACGATTTCCAGCAAACCCATCAGGAAAATCTCCCAGATACACAGACCCAGTACCTATTTCAGCACACCCATGAACAAAAATTCGGAAATATGGAACCGGATTTCCATTTTGAAGAAACCCTTCCAGATAAATCGAAATCGACCCAGTTCATTTTCCAGCACACCCATGAACAGAAACTTAAAAATATGGAGACCCATTTCGATTTTCAGCAAATCGAAGAGGAaaatgaagatgatgaagaagaggaaggtGAGATGAAGAGCTTGGATGAAGTGTACAGTCAGTTAAGTGAACGACACGTGAGCAGGAGCAGATCAGATACGAAGCCGTCAGCAGGTGAACCTCCGGTGAAGTTGCCGACGAAGATGAAGAAATCAGCTAGTATGAAATCGCCATTTGCGCATTTTGAAGAAGAAACCATCGTAGAAGCTCGGCGGCCGGCGACTACAAGGGAGAAGAATGCTAAAACAAGCGATGAAGACAATGAAGTCGATGCAAAAGCCGATGATTTCATCAACAAATTCAAGCAACAGTTGAAGTTGCAGAGGTTGGATTCAATTCTCAGGTACAAAGAGATGATTGGCAGAGGGAGCTAA